A single window of Streptomyces cathayae DNA harbors:
- a CDS encoding type II toxin-antitoxin system Phd/YefM family antitoxin, producing the protein MSITASEARKALFPLIKKVNDNHEAIEIVSKHGNAVLISAEDYAALREGSYLLRSPANARRLLKAYENALANINVSERELIDPDSPDAASEGAE; encoded by the coding sequence ATGTCCATCACTGCGAGCGAAGCCCGCAAGGCTCTCTTTCCGCTGATCAAGAAGGTCAACGACAACCACGAGGCCATCGAGATCGTTTCCAAACACGGCAACGCCGTGCTCATCTCGGCTGAGGACTATGCGGCATTGCGTGAGGGCTCGTACCTGCTGCGCTCGCCGGCGAACGCTCGCCGGTTGCTCAAGGCGTACGAGAACGCTCTGGCCAACATCAACGTGTCAGAGCGAGAGCTGATCGACCCCGACTCGCCGGATGCGGCCAGTGAGGGTGCTGAGTGA
- a CDS encoding Txe/YoeB family addiction module toxin, translating into MRLVFEDQGWEDYTSWLRSDRKMLARINRLIEDVKRDPFTGIGKPEPLKYHLPGAWSRRIDDEHRLVYLVTDKEIVILAARYHY; encoded by the coding sequence GTGAGGCTCGTCTTCGAAGATCAGGGCTGGGAGGACTACACGTCCTGGCTCAGGAGCGACCGCAAGATGCTCGCTCGGATCAACAGGCTCATCGAGGACGTCAAACGCGACCCCTTCACTGGGATCGGTAAGCCCGAGCCGCTCAAGTACCACTTGCCAGGTGCCTGGTCGCGGCGGATCGACGACGAGCACCGCCTGGTCTACCTGGTCACGGACAAGGAGATCGTGATCCTCGCGGCCCGCTATCACTACTGA
- a CDS encoding cytochrome P450: MSHTETKPAPAGRWSVASAPGRLPLLGHLVPMRRRPLEFLTSLQYEADLVRLEMKGQPLYMACHPELIDQMLKEPRTFDRGGPFYEKTQLLMGNSLGNCPYSDHRRQRRLVQPSFRRERIASYPEVMREEVEAETARWRPGGTIDANARLHAVTARIGARVLLSTDIGTDHVEQIVRCLPVVLKGIYRRMVAPIDLLHKLPGPERRAFESALEELRALIDTVIRDYRAAGVDHGDLLSGLLTARYDDGDRLSDQEIHDQVMNFLTAATETTATALAWALQLLGREPEHERRLQEEADAWAAREGPKGHGRDDLPYTGRVITEVLRMYPPGWFVTRVVSKDTELGGQPLAAGTVVFYSSYALHRNRSLFPDPERFDPDRWAPERSGEVPRGAMIPFGSGSRKCIGDDYAMAETSVALATIASRWRLRPISTTDVHPTPRALVGMGPLPMLTEPRT, encoded by the coding sequence ATGTCCCATACCGAGACGAAACCCGCCCCCGCGGGCCGGTGGTCGGTGGCGTCCGCGCCCGGCCGGCTGCCGCTGCTGGGACACCTGGTCCCGATGCGGCGGCGCCCGCTGGAGTTCTTGACCTCGCTCCAGTACGAGGCCGACCTGGTCCGGCTGGAGATGAAGGGGCAGCCGCTGTACATGGCCTGCCACCCCGAACTCATCGACCAGATGCTGAAGGAACCCCGCACCTTCGACCGGGGTGGCCCCTTCTACGAGAAGACCCAGCTGCTCATGGGCAACAGCCTGGGCAACTGCCCCTACTCCGACCACCGGCGCCAACGCCGCCTGGTGCAGCCCTCGTTCCGGCGTGAGCGCATCGCCTCGTACCCGGAGGTGATGCGCGAGGAGGTGGAGGCGGAGACGGCCCGCTGGCGGCCGGGCGGGACGATCGACGCCAACGCGCGGTTGCACGCGGTCACCGCCCGCATAGGCGCGCGCGTGCTGCTGTCCACCGACATCGGCACGGACCACGTCGAGCAGATCGTGCGCTGCCTGCCCGTCGTCCTCAAGGGGATCTACCGGCGGATGGTCGCGCCGATCGATCTGCTGCACAAGCTCCCCGGGCCCGAGCGCCGCGCCTTCGAGAGCGCCCTGGAGGAGCTGCGCGCCCTCATCGACACGGTCATCCGCGACTACCGGGCCGCCGGGGTGGACCACGGGGACCTGCTGTCGGGGCTGCTCACGGCCCGCTACGACGACGGTGACCGGCTCTCCGACCAGGAGATCCACGACCAGGTGATGAACTTCCTCACCGCCGCCACCGAGACCACCGCGACCGCCCTCGCGTGGGCCCTGCAACTCCTGGGCCGGGAGCCGGAACACGAGCGAAGGCTCCAGGAGGAGGCGGACGCCTGGGCGGCGCGGGAGGGGCCGAAGGGGCACGGCCGGGACGATCTGCCCTACACCGGGCGGGTGATCACCGAGGTGCTGCGGATGTATCCGCCGGGCTGGTTCGTGACGCGGGTCGTCTCCAAGGACACCGAGCTCGGGGGGCAGCCGCTGGCCGCGGGAACGGTCGTCTTCTACAGTTCCTACGCCCTGCACCGCAACCGCTCCCTGTTCCCCGACCCGGAGCGCTTCGACCCGGACCGGTGGGCGCCGGAGCGCTCGGGAGAGGTGCCGCGCGGCGCGATGATCCCGTTCGGCTCCGGCAGCCGCAAGTGCATCGGCGACGACTACGCGATGGCGGAGACGAGCGTCGCGCTGGCCACGATCGCCTCCCGCTGGCGGCTGCGGCCCATCTCCACGACCGACGTCCACCCGACCCCGCGTGCCCTGGTGGGCATGGGGCCGCTGCCCATGCTGACGGAACCTCGCACCTGA
- a CDS encoding SAM-dependent methyltransferase has translation MPEAPEPRSGVGDFYDRINDAMAEAMGGFLHGGYWRGADDPSSVEEAGVRLTDFVSDRLRLTPGDRVLDVGSGNGKATVHIARRHGVNVTGITLSSHQARQATELAEDSGLAGSVEFTVHDMLELSFPDASFDAAYAIETVCHAQDRTDVFSGLARVLRPGGLVTVTDFLLVRPLESEDHRSLVEGAMKNYQQGPMLTRSEYEECVRAAGLEVVEFLDIGEFVRPSYRIVGGALARSGEALRKLVTEEEFQYMVNDLGRFGDITELGYAVVTARRPEAPAAKGRS, from the coding sequence ATGCCTGAGGCACCGGAGCCCAGAAGCGGCGTCGGTGATTTCTACGACCGGATCAACGACGCGATGGCCGAGGCCATGGGCGGCTTCCTGCACGGCGGCTACTGGAGGGGGGCGGACGACCCCAGCAGCGTGGAGGAGGCCGGCGTCCGGCTGACCGACTTCGTCTCCGACCGGCTGCGGCTCACCCCCGGGGACCGGGTCCTGGACGTGGGCTCGGGCAACGGCAAGGCGACGGTGCACATCGCACGCCGCCACGGGGTGAACGTCACCGGCATCACGCTCAGTTCCCACCAGGCCCGGCAGGCGACGGAGCTGGCCGAGGACTCCGGGCTCGCCGGCTCCGTGGAGTTCACGGTCCACGACATGCTCGAACTGTCTTTTCCGGACGCGTCCTTCGACGCGGCGTACGCCATCGAGACGGTGTGCCACGCCCAGGACCGCACCGACGTCTTCTCCGGGCTGGCCCGGGTGCTGCGGCCGGGCGGGCTGGTGACCGTGACCGACTTCCTGCTGGTGCGGCCGCTGGAGAGCGAGGACCACCGCTCGCTCGTCGAGGGCGCCATGAAGAACTACCAGCAGGGCCCCATGCTCACCCGGAGCGAGTACGAGGAGTGCGTGCGCGCGGCCGGCCTCGAAGTCGTCGAGTTCCTCGACATCGGCGAGTTCGTGCGCCCCTCGTACCGGATCGTCGGCGGCGCCCTCGCCCGGTCCGGGGAGGCGCTGCGCAAGCTCGTGACCGAGGAGGAGTTCCAGTACATGGTGAACGACCTCGGCCGCTTCGGGGACATCACCGAGCTGGGTTACGCCGTGGTGACCGCCCGCCGGCCCGAGGCGCCGGCCGCGAAGGGAAGGAGCTGA
- a CDS encoding 3-dehydroquinate synthase family protein, which yields MTTARRIDVQLGERSYPVHIGPGARSLLPGIVARTGAARAVVVSARPAGTVPDPGVAHRVIRAQDGEHRKTLATVHELCRGFAEFGLTRADLVISCGGGTTTDVVGLAASLYHRGVAVVHLPTTLLAQVDAAVGGKTAVNLPEGKNLVGAYWQPRAVLCDTELLSTLPREEWANGYGEIARCHFIGAGDLRGLPVHEQIAASVALKASVVAADERDAGLRHILNYGHTLGHALERATDFALRHGEGVAIGTVFAGRLAGALGRVGRARVTEHLETVRAYGLRERLPADVRTAELVALMRQDKKATTGLTFVLDGPSGVERVEDVPESVVVSTLAEMGRERS from the coding sequence ATGACGACTGCGCGGCGCATCGACGTACAGCTGGGTGAGCGTTCCTATCCCGTGCACATCGGCCCCGGTGCGCGCTCGCTGCTCCCCGGGATCGTGGCACGCACCGGCGCGGCGCGGGCGGTGGTGGTGTCGGCGCGGCCCGCGGGGACCGTACCGGACCCGGGGGTGGCGCACCGGGTGATCCGGGCCCAGGACGGAGAGCACCGCAAGACGCTGGCCACCGTGCACGAACTGTGCCGCGGGTTCGCCGAGTTCGGCCTCACCCGGGCCGACCTCGTCATCTCCTGCGGCGGCGGCACCACCACGGACGTCGTGGGACTGGCGGCCTCCCTCTACCACCGGGGGGTCGCGGTCGTGCACCTGCCGACCACACTCCTCGCACAGGTCGACGCGGCGGTCGGCGGCAAGACGGCGGTGAACCTGCCCGAGGGCAAGAACCTGGTCGGCGCCTACTGGCAGCCCCGGGCGGTCCTGTGCGACACCGAACTGCTGAGTACCCTCCCCCGGGAGGAGTGGGCCAACGGGTACGGCGAGATAGCCCGCTGCCACTTCATCGGCGCCGGTGACCTGCGGGGCCTGCCGGTGCACGAACAGATCGCCGCGAGCGTCGCGCTCAAGGCGTCCGTCGTGGCTGCCGACGAACGGGACGCCGGATTGCGCCACATCCTCAACTACGGTCACACCCTGGGCCATGCGCTGGAACGCGCCACCGACTTCGCGCTGCGCCACGGCGAGGGCGTCGCGATCGGCACCGTGTTCGCCGGCCGGCTGGCGGGCGCCCTGGGACGCGTCGGCCGGGCTCGGGTGACCGAGCACCTGGAGACCGTACGCGCCTACGGGCTGCGGGAGCGGCTTCCCGCGGACGTGCGGACGGCCGAACTGGTCGCGCTCATGCGCCAGGACAAGAAGGCGACGACCGGCCTCACCTTCGTACTCGACGGCCCGTCCGGCGTGGAACGGGTCGAGGACGTCCCCGAGAGCGTGGTGGTGTCCACCCTCGCCGAGATGGGGCGCGAGCGGAGCTGA
- a CDS encoding aldo/keto reductase produces the protein MRRRILGGSGISVTEFALGTMMFGSWGNTDEAEAARVVQLALDAGINLVDTADIYGEGGSERIVGRAIKGRRDDLVLCSKFHSPMGKDANHQGNSRRWIMQAVEGSLRRLGTDRLDLYQVHRVDPDTDIDETLSALSDLVRSGKVLAIGTSNFPADQLVEAHWAAERRGHVRFRSEQPQYSLLARGAETDILPAARRHGMGVLAWGPLGAGWLTGKDIRPGVGRAVLEARRFDLSVPENVAKVHAVTALKKVAAEAGVSLAHLALAFVRAHPAVTAVVIGPRTPGQLADLLAGADVVLDDDVLDRLDAIVPPGTDLNRADNHYVPRVLSDPHLRRRPMRGPEAR, from the coding sequence ATGCGGCGAAGGATATTGGGCGGAAGCGGCATCTCGGTGACCGAATTCGCCCTGGGCACCATGATGTTCGGCTCCTGGGGCAACACCGACGAGGCCGAGGCCGCCCGAGTCGTCCAGCTCGCACTGGACGCCGGGATCAATCTGGTCGACACGGCCGACATCTACGGCGAGGGAGGCTCCGAACGCATTGTCGGCAGGGCGATCAAGGGGCGCAGGGACGACCTCGTGCTGTGCTCCAAGTTCCACAGCCCCATGGGCAAGGACGCCAACCACCAGGGCAACTCCCGTCGTTGGATCATGCAGGCCGTCGAGGGCTCGCTGCGCCGGCTCGGCACCGACCGCCTCGACCTGTACCAGGTGCACCGGGTCGACCCGGACACCGACATCGACGAGACGCTCTCCGCGCTGTCCGATCTCGTGAGGTCGGGAAAGGTCCTGGCCATCGGCACGTCGAACTTCCCGGCCGACCAGCTCGTCGAGGCGCACTGGGCCGCGGAGCGTCGCGGCCACGTCCGCTTCCGCAGCGAGCAGCCGCAGTACTCGCTCCTCGCGCGCGGTGCGGAGACCGACATCCTGCCCGCCGCGCGACGGCACGGCATGGGCGTGCTGGCCTGGGGGCCGCTGGGCGCGGGCTGGCTGACCGGCAAGGACATCAGGCCAGGGGTGGGCCGCGCCGTCCTGGAGGCGCGCAGGTTCGACCTGTCGGTGCCGGAGAACGTCGCCAAGGTACACGCGGTGACGGCGCTCAAGAAGGTCGCGGCGGAGGCCGGTGTCTCCCTCGCCCACCTCGCCCTGGCCTTCGTCCGCGCCCACCCCGCCGTCACCGCCGTGGTCATCGGCCCCCGTACTCCCGGACAGCTGGCGGATCTGCTGGCCGGTGCGGATGTGGTGCTGGACGACGACGTCCTGGACCGGCTGGACGCCATCGTGCCGCCCGGCACCGACCTGAACCGGGCGGACAACCACTACGTGCCGCGCGTGCTGTCCGATCCGCACCTGCGCCGGCGCCCGATGCGCGGCCCGGAGGCACGATGA
- a CDS encoding PIN domain-containing protein has product MARRKLSHEGTLVLDSEGLSKFLADDEQVVALVAEARSRGMEVVISALTVIEVVHVRTNKSRLNWVLSGLRVVPVGDEEARAASKLLMDAGLHGHKYAIDAAVAEAALRQHRPVVMLTSDIDDMVKLCGDRVRLVAV; this is encoded by the coding sequence GTGGCCCGCCGCAAGCTGAGTCACGAGGGGACGCTGGTCCTCGACAGCGAGGGGCTCTCGAAGTTCCTCGCCGACGACGAGCAGGTGGTGGCTCTGGTTGCTGAGGCGCGCTCGCGCGGCATGGAGGTCGTGATCAGTGCGCTCACCGTCATCGAGGTCGTCCATGTCCGTACGAACAAGTCCCGCCTGAACTGGGTGCTCTCCGGACTGCGCGTGGTCCCGGTGGGCGACGAGGAGGCGAGGGCGGCCTCGAAGCTGCTGATGGATGCCGGTTTGCACGGGCACAAGTATGCGATCGATGCCGCGGTCGCCGAGGCCGCGTTGCGGCAGCACCGCCCCGTGGTCATGTTGACCTCCGATATCGACGACATGGTCAAGCTGTGCGGCGATCGCGTCCGGCTCGTGGCGGTGTGA
- a CDS encoding PPOX class F420-dependent oxidoreductase, whose product MTGVPLTERVRALLDAPVFAVVATVGPDGTPHQSVVWVTHDGSHLLFGIERGSRKERELTRSGRVGVLLHPPEAPYTYVSLWGAAELEPHERHPGLMDAISRKYTGLPHAEFLGGNVPAEEDLVFVRLVPERVLDVG is encoded by the coding sequence ATGACCGGCGTCCCGCTCACGGAGCGGGTCAGAGCCCTGCTGGACGCGCCGGTCTTCGCCGTCGTGGCCACCGTCGGGCCGGACGGGACACCGCACCAGTCCGTCGTGTGGGTCACCCATGACGGCTCGCACCTGCTGTTCGGCATCGAGCGCGGCAGCCGGAAGGAGCGCGAGCTGACGCGCTCCGGCCGGGTCGGTGTCCTGCTGCACCCGCCCGAGGCCCCGTACACCTATGTGTCGCTGTGGGGCGCCGCGGAACTCGAACCACACGAGAGACACCCGGGGTTGATGGACGCGATCTCCCGCAAGTACACCGGGCTGCCGCACGCGGAGTTCCTCGGCGGGAACGTCCCCGCCGAGGAGGACCTCGTGTTCGTCCGTCTCGTGCCCGAACGGGTCCTCGACGTCGGGTAG
- the cysD gene encoding sulfate adenylyltransferase subunit CysD: protein MSTDPVLSHLELLESEAVHILREVAGEFEQPVILFSGGKDSILMLHLALKAFAPAAVPFPLLHVDTGHNFPEVLDYRDRTVARHGLRLHVALVQEFIDRGELQERPDRTRNPLQTVPLLAAIDRNGFDAVLGGARRDEEKARAKERIFSLREEFGGWDPRRQRPELWQLYNGRHSPGEHVRVFPLSNWTELDVWQYIRREKIELPAIYYAHEREVFARNGMWLAPGEWGGPEQGERLEKRRVRYRTVGDMSCTGAVESAADTIEKVITEIAASRLSERGATRADDRLSGTAMEDRKRDGYF, encoded by the coding sequence TTGAGCACGGACCCGGTCCTGTCCCATCTCGAACTGCTGGAGTCGGAGGCCGTCCACATTCTGCGGGAAGTGGCCGGCGAGTTCGAACAGCCGGTGATCCTCTTCTCCGGCGGCAAGGACTCCATCCTGATGCTGCACCTGGCGCTGAAGGCCTTCGCACCGGCGGCCGTGCCCTTCCCGCTGCTGCATGTCGACACCGGGCACAACTTCCCCGAAGTGCTGGACTACCGGGACCGCACCGTCGCCCGTCACGGGCTGCGCCTGCACGTGGCCCTGGTGCAGGAGTTCATCGACCGCGGGGAGCTCCAGGAGCGGCCCGACCGGACACGCAACCCCCTGCAGACCGTGCCACTGCTGGCCGCCATCGACCGCAACGGCTTCGACGCCGTGCTCGGCGGCGCGCGCCGCGACGAGGAGAAGGCGCGGGCCAAGGAACGGATCTTCTCCCTGCGTGAGGAGTTCGGCGGCTGGGACCCCCGACGCCAGCGCCCCGAGCTGTGGCAGCTGTACAACGGCCGTCACTCGCCCGGTGAGCACGTCCGGGTCTTCCCGCTGTCCAACTGGACCGAACTGGACGTCTGGCAGTACATCCGGCGCGAGAAGATCGAACTGCCCGCCATCTACTACGCACATGAGCGGGAGGTGTTCGCCAGGAACGGCATGTGGCTGGCGCCGGGTGAGTGGGGCGGGCCCGAACAGGGGGAGCGCCTGGAGAAGCGCCGGGTGCGCTACCGCACGGTCGGCGACATGTCCTGCACGGGCGCGGTCGAGTCCGCGGCCGACACCATCGAGAAGGTCATCACCGAGATCGCCGCGTCCCGGCTGTCGGAGCGGGGAGCCACCCGGGCCGACGACAGGCTCTCCGGGACCGCGATGGAGGACCGGAAGCGTGACGGCTATTTCTGA
- a CDS encoding shikimate dehydrogenase family protein, which yields MDETATPAISGTTRLFAVVGDPVAQVKAPSLLNPLFARLGLDAVLFPVHAEPRHFAHVITGLQRTTNVDGLLITVPHKIRACAFADELGHSAALSGSANAMRRDGDGRWRAENFDGRGFVAGLSARGHAPKGKVVRLSGAGGAGRAIAAAVLEAEAAQLLVHDPDRAKREVLRGRLEEHWPGRVTVLDSADGAPGCDIAVNATPLGMRPADPLPFDPKSLGEGTLVADIVMEPRDTPLLLAASARGLPTHRGHHMLDHQLSLYRTFFGLRRETSAERRARRPSPGDAADASGG from the coding sequence GTGGACGAGACGGCGACACCCGCCATCAGCGGCACCACCCGCCTGTTCGCGGTCGTCGGCGATCCCGTCGCCCAGGTCAAGGCGCCCTCCCTGCTCAATCCGCTCTTCGCCCGCCTGGGCCTGGACGCGGTTCTCTTCCCGGTGCACGCCGAACCCCGGCACTTCGCGCACGTGATCACCGGGTTGCAGCGCACCACGAACGTGGACGGCCTGCTGATCACCGTCCCCCACAAGATCAGGGCGTGCGCGTTCGCCGACGAACTCGGTCACAGCGCCGCGCTGTCCGGCAGCGCGAACGCGATGCGCCGCGACGGGGACGGCCGGTGGCGGGCGGAGAACTTCGACGGGCGGGGGTTCGTCGCGGGGCTGAGCGCCCGCGGCCACGCGCCGAAGGGAAAGGTCGTCCGCCTCTCGGGCGCCGGGGGCGCGGGCCGCGCCATCGCGGCGGCGGTCCTCGAAGCCGAAGCGGCCCAGCTGCTGGTGCACGACCCGGACCGGGCCAAGCGCGAGGTGCTGCGCGGCCGGCTGGAGGAACACTGGCCCGGCAGGGTCACCGTGCTCGACTCGGCCGACGGGGCACCCGGCTGCGACATCGCCGTCAACGCCACTCCGCTCGGCATGCGCCCGGCGGACCCGCTGCCCTTCGACCCGAAGTCGCTGGGCGAGGGCACACTGGTCGCGGACATCGTCATGGAACCGCGCGACACACCCCTGCTCCTGGCGGCGTCCGCACGCGGCCTCCCGACCCATCGCGGCCACCACATGCTCGACCACCAACTGAGCCTCTACCGAACGTTCTTCGGGCTCCGGAGGGAAACCTCGGCGGAGCGCCGGGCCCGGCGCCCAAGCCCGGGTGACGCGGCCGACGCGAGCGGCGGGTGA
- a CDS encoding SAM-dependent methyltransferase: protein MSDEVGRLYDRYTDLGSVTLGENLHFGYWDSPDSTTPLDEATDRLTDLMTDRLRIGPGSRVLDLGCGTGAPGSRIAQRTGADVTGISVSHKQVELANKHAASLNLADQVRFERADAMDLPYADASFDAVIALESIIHMPDRAQVLSHVARVLRPGGRLVLTDFFERGPIPDSGRPAVERYLREFMMTMVQAEDYPPLLRGAGLWFEELTDISVPTLRRTFVELSARLTGSAPELSADYGSELVDQFNPGDLVDVQEFGHLLVVAVRPDA, encoded by the coding sequence GTGTCCGACGAGGTCGGCCGGCTCTACGACCGCTACACCGACCTCGGCAGTGTCACGCTGGGGGAGAACCTGCACTTCGGCTACTGGGACAGCCCGGACAGCACCACGCCGCTGGACGAGGCCACCGACCGCCTGACCGACCTGATGACCGACCGGCTGCGGATCGGGCCGGGCTCCCGCGTCCTCGACCTCGGCTGCGGCACCGGCGCCCCCGGCAGCCGGATCGCCCAGCGCACCGGCGCCGACGTGACCGGTATCTCGGTGAGCCACAAGCAGGTGGAGCTGGCCAACAAGCACGCCGCCTCGCTGAACCTGGCGGACCAGGTCCGCTTCGAGCGCGCCGACGCGATGGACCTGCCGTACGCCGACGCGTCCTTCGACGCCGTCATCGCGCTGGAGTCCATCATCCACATGCCCGACCGGGCGCAGGTGCTCAGCCATGTCGCAAGGGTGCTGCGCCCCGGCGGCCGGCTGGTGCTCACCGACTTCTTCGAGCGCGGCCCGATCCCCGACTCGGGGCGCCCGGCCGTCGAACGCTATCTGCGCGAGTTCATGATGACCATGGTCCAGGCGGAGGACTACCCGCCGCTGCTGCGTGGGGCCGGTCTGTGGTTCGAGGAGCTGACGGACATCAGCGTGCCCACGCTGCGCCGCACCTTCGTCGAGCTGTCCGCCCGCCTGACCGGCTCGGCCCCCGAGCTGTCCGCCGACTACGGCAGCGAGCTGGTCGACCAGTTCAATCCGGGCGACCTCGTCGACGTCCAGGAGTTCGGCCATCTGCTCGTCGTCGCGGTGCGCCCCGATGCCTGA
- a CDS encoding siderophore-interacting protein: MSRRGTGQRHRFQDTRMVDVKVAEVRGVTPHLRELTLVGPALTVLRSKPGAHLPVEVPDEAGVPQLRTYSVWAADPSRARLTLRVALHRPGGPGSRWADSVEAGTRARVGAPRNRISLDPKARYHVFVGEETGAVPLLTMLAALPAEAEAHGVLETTGPEEEFSAPYGARSLPWVHRGRASAVASRLLLGAVRRLELPPQAGIAYVAGEATTCRAVVRHLCGERAWPRYAVRTQVHWATGRSGL; encoded by the coding sequence ATGTCCAGGAGGGGTACGGGTCAGCGGCACCGGTTCCAGGACACCCGGATGGTGGACGTGAAGGTGGCCGAGGTGCGTGGGGTCACCCCGCACCTGCGGGAGCTGACCCTCGTGGGTCCCGCCCTCACGGTCCTGCGCAGCAAACCGGGCGCACACCTGCCGGTGGAGGTGCCGGACGAGGCGGGTGTCCCGCAGCTGCGGACGTACTCCGTCTGGGCGGCCGACCCCTCACGGGCCAGGCTGACGTTACGCGTCGCCCTGCACCGGCCGGGCGGACCGGGCAGCCGGTGGGCCGACTCCGTCGAGGCGGGGACCCGGGCCAGGGTGGGCGCGCCGAGGAACCGGATCTCGCTGGACCCCAAGGCGCGCTACCACGTCTTCGTCGGCGAAGAGACGGGCGCCGTACCCCTGTTGACCATGCTGGCCGCGCTGCCGGCCGAGGCCGAGGCCCACGGGGTGCTGGAGACCACCGGGCCGGAGGAGGAGTTCTCGGCCCCGTACGGCGCCCGCTCTCTGCCCTGGGTGCACCGCGGCCGCGCGTCCGCCGTGGCCTCGCGCCTGCTGCTGGGTGCCGTACGGCGGTTGGAGCTGCCGCCCCAGGCGGGCATCGCCTATGTCGCGGGGGAGGCGACGACCTGCCGCGCTGTCGTGCGCCACCTGTGCGGCGAGCGGGCCTGGCCCCGCTACGCGGTGCGCACGCAGGTGCACTGGGCGACGGGCAGAAGCGGCCTCTGA